TTTGGCCGGCGCCTGGCTGGAGCGGATGGGGGAGACCGACCCGGTGGTGCTCGCCACGCATTACCAGCTCGGGCAGCAGCTGGAGCTCGCGGCCCATTTCTATACCCGGGCCGCCGAGCAGCTCTTCGAGCGCAATGCCTTGCAGGGATGTCTCCAATGTGTGGAGTCGGCCCTGGCCTGTGGCGTGGGCGGCGAGGCCCAGTCCCGGTTGCGCGCGCTCCAGGCCGTGGTGGCCATCTGGCTGGAGCAGATCCAGAGGGCGCTGGAGCTCGGAATGCCGGTGGTGTCCGAGTTGAAGGCGGGCAGCCGGTTGTGGTGCAGGTTGATGGGAGGACTGATTCTCGGGACCGGGCAGGACGGTCAACAGGAGCGGGCGGTCAGGCTGAGAGAGCTCCTGCTGCGCACCTCTCCGGAGCCCGAGGCGCTCGCCGCCTATATCGAATCCGTTGCCCTGCTGGGTCTCACCATGGCCTGGTCCGGTTCGCGCCAGGGAATGGAGCAACTGCTCGGGCGCATCATCGAGGTGGGCGCGGACATCGTGAGCGATGATCCGGTGGCGCGTGGCTGGATGAGATTCATGCAGGGCTATTTCCTTCACCTCATCGAGGCCAGGCCCTGGCAGGCCTTCCTGGTGGCCGAGCTGGGCATGCGGGACTTCCGGGAGATCGGCTCCGAGCGCAACGCGAGCGCGCTGGAGACCCTGTCGGGGATGGCCCTGGACGCACTGGGGGCATTGCCCGGGGCCTTGGAGCGGCTGCGGGATGCGGTCGCCATCTCCCTGCGGACGGATCAACGTCTCGTGGGAGCCCACGCCCGGCATCATCTGATCCAGGCGTTGGCGGGCAGCGCCGATCCGGAGCATCAGCGCGAGGCGCGGGAGCTGGTTCGCGAGTGGATGGGAAATGGAGACTTCCTGTCCTTCAAGCAGGGCACGGCGCACGCGATGCTGGCGAAGGTGGTGGCGGCCAGCGGCGAGCTCCATGAGGCCGAGGTGTATGCCCGCAGGGCCTGCGAGCTCCTGGAGCCGTTCCTGTCCTACCTGGTCTATGCGCGCACGGTGCTCAGCAACGTGTTGCTCGCCCAGGGGCGCGCCACGGAGGCCCGGCAGGTGGCGGACCTGGGTGTGCAGGACGTGGCGCGCATGGGCAGCTGGGGGGTGTACGCGGTCGCCATGCACCTGGCGCTGACGGAGGCCTGCTTCGCGGAAGGGGATGAGTGCACGGGGGAGATGGCCCTTCGGGAGGCCTATGAGTGCGTTCGAGCGCGCGCCGACGACATTCCAGACCCCGCGGCGCGCGAGCGCTTCCTGCGCCAGGTGCCCGAGAATGCTCGCACCCTCGCGCTGGTCCGCCAGCGCTGGGGCGAGGCCACGGCGTAGGACGAGCGGCGTTGGTGGGTGCACCCCGCCCAGCGACGCACAGTAGAAAAGGGCTTCACGACCCGACTCGGCGGGTCGTGAGTCTTCACTCGCGGAGAATCCATTCCGGCGGTTCGTCGTGTTAGCCTTTTCCCATACATTGGGAGGCGCATTCGCTCCTTTTTGGAGCGGTGGCCGCTCCGGCGACTGCGGGAGGGCACAGACGTACATCATGGACAACGACAGCACGGAGCCGACGGTTCCCCACAAGGTCCAGCCCCAGTTCCTTCTTCAGGGGCTCGTCATCGCCGGCCGCTTCACCCTCGAGGCGCTGGCGGGTCGTGGAGGCATGGGGACCGTCTACCGCGCCACGGATTCCCACTCCGGACGGCCCGTTGCCATCAAGCTGCTGCATGCCGTGACATCTCCGGAGGTGGCCTACCGCTTCAATCGCGAGGCACTCCTGCTCTCCGAGCTGAGCCACCCCGGCATCGTCTCCTACGTCCACCATGGAACCAGCGAGGCGGGGCAGCCCTACCTGGCCATGGAGTGGCTCGAGGGGGAGGACCTGTCGAAGCGTCTGGCCCGTCAGCCTCTCACCCTGCCCGAGAGCCTGCGCCTGCTGCGCTGCGTAGCCGAGGCGCTCGCCACGGCCCACGCACAGGGCATCGTCCATCGTGACATCAAGCCCTCCAACCTCTTCCTGCGCGGGGGCCGTCCCCAGGACGCGGTGCTGCTGGACTTCGGGCTGGCCCGTTACACCACGCGCTCCCTGGTGGCGGTGACGATGAGCAACACGGTGCTCGGTACAGCGGGCTACATGGCACCGGAGCAGGCCTCCAGCCAGCCGGAGATTTCTCCCGCCGCGGACATCTTCTCGCTGGGGTGCGTGCTGTATGAGTGTCTCACGGGCAGGCCGCCCTTCGATGCCTCGCACTTCGCCGTCGCGCTGGCCAAGATTCTGTACGCTGAACCGGCCCCGCTGAACACGCTGCGCGCCGACCTGCCTCCCGACTTGCAGGTGCTGGTGGACCGGATGCTGGTCAAGGATCCGCGGCGGCGGTTGCCGGACGTGGCCAGCCTGCTGGAAGCACTGACGGTGCTGGAGTCCGTTCCCGAGCTCGTTCCACCGCGGGCATCGAAGCAGTCGCGCTCTCCGGGCCTGGGTGATGCCGAGCAGAAGCTGGTCAGTGTCCTGTTGGTGTCCTTCGAGCCCATGCGGGGCGGGGAGTCGGGCGGGCATCTGACCCAGGGCTTCGCCCTGCGCGACTCGTTGCGCCCGGCGCTCGCGCCCTATGGGGCCCAGGTGGAACTGCTGGCGGATGGCTCGCTCGTGGTCTCGCTGGTGCCGGAGCGGGGGACTGCCACGGATCAGGTGGCGCTAGCGGCCCGGTGTGCGCTCACCCTCAAGGAGCGCTGGCCCGAAACCACCGTGGTGCTGGTCACCGGCCGCGGCGTCTTCAACGAGCGGTTGCCGGTGGGCGATGCCCTGGACAGGGCGGGGCGGCTGCTGCGCCAGTTGGAGCGGATGCCCACCGCCGCTTTCGTGGTGATGGATGAAGTGACGGCTGGCCTGCTCGGGTCGGGATTCCAACTCTCTCGCTCTTCCGAGGACTTCTTCCTGCTGCAGGGAGAGCAGTCCTGGACCGACGAGTCCCGTCCGCTGCTGGGCAGGCCCACGGCCTGTGTGGGCCGGGAGCAGGAATTGGCCCTGCTGGATTTCACCCTCACGGCTTGCATCGAGGAGCAGGCGGCCCGGGCCGTATTGGTGACGGCCCCTCCGGGCATGGGGAAGTCCCGGCTGCGCCACGAGTTCCTCCGTCGCATCGAGCGCAGGGAGTCACGGCCCCTGGTGCTGCTGGGGCGGGGGGATCCCATGGGCGCGGGAGCCTCCCATGGTCTGCTGGGTCAGGCCCTGCGGCGGCTGTGTGGCCTGGTCGAGGGGGAGTCGCTGGAGGCGCGCCGGGGTCGGCTGTTCCAGCGCGTGACCCAGCACCTGCCCGAGGACGAGTCCCAGGATGTTGTCGAGTTCCTGGGTGAGTTGTGCGCCATTCCGTTCCCCGAGGAGGACAGCCCGCGCCTGCGCGCCGCACGGGGAGATCCGCGTCTGATGAGCACGCAGCTGGGTCGGGCGCTGACGGCCTTCCTGAAGGCCGAGTGCACCCACCAGCCGGTGCTGCTGATGTTGGAGGACTTGCACTGGAGTGACGCGCTCACTATCAAGCTGGTGGACGAGGTATTGCGCGAGTTGGCCGAGCACTCCTTCATGGTGCTGGCGCTGGCGCGGCCCGAGGTGAAGGAACTCTTCCCGGGCCTGTGGTCGAGGCGATTGCAGGAATTGCAGCTCAACGGCTTGAGCCGCAAGGCCAGTGGCAGGCTGGTGCGTGAGGTGCTGGGACCGAGGATGACCGACTCCGTCGTGCAGAGGGTCGTGGAGCAGGCCGACGGCAACGCGCTCTTCCTGGAGGAACTCATCCGAA
This is a stretch of genomic DNA from Archangium violaceum. It encodes these proteins:
- a CDS encoding serine/threonine-protein kinase PknK, which translates into the protein MDNDSTEPTVPHKVQPQFLLQGLVIAGRFTLEALAGRGGMGTVYRATDSHSGRPVAIKLLHAVTSPEVAYRFNREALLLSELSHPGIVSYVHHGTSEAGQPYLAMEWLEGEDLSKRLARQPLTLPESLRLLRCVAEALATAHAQGIVHRDIKPSNLFLRGGRPQDAVLLDFGLARYTTRSLVAVTMSNTVLGTAGYMAPEQASSQPEISPAADIFSLGCVLYECLTGRPPFDASHFAVALAKILYAEPAPLNTLRADLPPDLQVLVDRMLVKDPRRRLPDVASLLEALTVLESVPELVPPRASKQSRSPGLGDAEQKLVSVLLVSFEPMRGGESGGHLTQGFALRDSLRPALAPYGAQVELLADGSLVVSLVPERGTATDQVALAARCALTLKERWPETTVVLVTGRGVFNERLPVGDALDRAGRLLRQLERMPTAAFVVMDEVTAGLLGSGFQLSRSSEDFFLLQGEQSWTDESRPLLGRPTACVGREQELALLDFTLTACIEEQAARAVLVTAPPGMGKSRLRHEFLRRIERRESRPLVLLGRGDPMGAGASHGLLGQALRRLCGLVEGESLEARRGRLFQRVTQHLPEDESQDVVEFLGELCAIPFPEEDSPRLRAARGDPRLMSTQLGRALTAFLKAECTHQPVLLMLEDLHWSDALTIKLVDEVLRELAEHSFMVLALARPEVKELFPGLWSRRLQELQLNGLSRKASGRLVREVLGPRMTDSVVQRVVEQADGNALFLEELIRMVAEGRGEAPPETVLAVLQARLMRMEPGMRQVLLAASFFGRTFWSGGVRALLGRQGEDESLEMHLRQLVRQEVIEPQPSGRFPGLDEYRFRHGLVRDAAYGLVPDNHRAMGHRLVAAWLERMGEPDPLVLATHYQLGQQLDHAALFYARAAEQLFERHDLQGTMRCVDEALACGVSGEPLVRLRALQSVVCFWRDEFAKLLELGGPVLEGLKAGSPLWCRLVSGLIIANAHDGRHDQVARLSELLLRTNPEPEAVAPYVESIALMGAAAIWSGARQKVEVLLGRLLEVGPEVMARDAVVRGWMGFLKSHLLYLLEARPWQAFLVSEQGWRDFRDIGSEREVILQQALSGAMLVSLGDIPGAVERLRAAVAVIQGKELHLVGTHVQLYLLQSLASSPEPAHRQEALLLAREWVTHTLVIERTNSENSFSFRRGMSCAMLAHVMAGNGELREAESHARMACAQLAPFPAYLIFARTTLASVLLAQGRVAEARAVAALGVRELEQMGSEGEYAVSMYLALVEACFAGGDIGAGEAALRKAVRCVRARADDIPEPATRERFLRRVPQNARILELARQRWGEAVA